In Candidatus Falkowbacteria bacterium, a genomic segment contains:
- a CDS encoding tryptophan-rich sensory protein, producing the protein MDAYSWYDSLLKPSWAPVAEVFQPVWIILYVIIFISFGAVFYDLYEKKLSKYIAWPFALNLLFNFLFTPLQFGLRNNVLASIDIILILATLTWGFMAIGQDKRWVVYVNIPYFLWVMFATTLQISITILNI; encoded by the coding sequence ATGGATGCATATTCTTGGTATGATTCACTACTAAAACCTTCTTGGGCACCTGTAGCCGAGGTTTTTCAACCTGTCTGGATAATTTTGTATGTTATAATTTTCATTTCTTTTGGAGCGGTTTTTTATGATCTATATGAAAAAAAATTATCAAAATATATTGCCTGGCCTTTTGCTTTAAACCTTTTATTTAATTTTCTATTTACACCTTTGCAGTTTGGTTTAAGAAATAATGTACTAGCTTCTATTGATATTATCTTGATTTTAGCGACTTTAACTTGGGGCTTTATGGCAATTGGACAAGATAAGCGTTGGGTTGTTTATGTTAATATTCCCTATTTTCTTTGGGTAATGTTTGCAACTACTCTTCAGATCTCAATAACTATTCTTAACATTTAG
- a CDS encoding GIY-YIG nuclease family protein yields the protein MQEGLCYVYILASQRNGTIYIGVTDNILKRIDQHKTHYYPYSFTSKYNVTILVYYEILGSIKMAIAREHKLKNWKRIWKLKLIEEVNPTWRDLYDDIIKEYS from the coding sequence ATGCAGGAGGGCTTATGTTATGTTTATATATTGGCTAGTCAAAGAAATGGTACAATCTATATCGGAGTAACTGATAATATATTAAAACGTATTGATCAACATAAAACTCATTATTACCCATATAGCTTTACATCAAAGTATAATGTGACAATCTTGGTTTATTATGAGATATTAGGAAGTATTAAGATGGCAATTGCACGAGAGCACAAACTGAAAAACTGGAAAAGAATTTGGAAATTAAAATTAATTGAAGAAGTGAATCCTACCTGGAGGGATTTGTATGATGATATTATTAAAGAGTATTCATAG
- a CDS encoding tetratricopeptide repeat protein, whose product MIYLLGWSLFIVGFIGVLVIVGRKFSVLANIDVAEIQSEKNALLKQQIIASQLRRRFGRAGIFFARLLKPFSRFLRNSFDWLYDKLNNWQKSQANREAAFGQEISKRIEVLLFEAEELVRDGRLDAAEKKYIEIIGLDPKNFRAFKDLGEVYLKNQNLNEAKQTLEHALRLNKKVIPEGEVITDSINKDIDVAQAYFLLAQVFEELGEFTKSIVQLKKALKIEQNSPRYLDRLIEVSILKKDKISAQQALSQLESANPENQKLASFKERIDIL is encoded by the coding sequence ATGATTTATTTATTAGGCTGGAGCTTATTTATTGTTGGATTTATTGGTGTTTTAGTTATTGTCGGACGCAAGTTTAGCGTTTTGGCTAATATTGATGTAGCAGAAATTCAAAGTGAAAAAAATGCTCTTCTTAAACAGCAAATTATTGCCAGTCAGTTACGACGTCGTTTTGGACGCGCTGGAATTTTTTTCGCCAGACTTTTAAAACCATTCTCACGGTTTCTTAGGAATAGTTTTGATTGGTTATATGATAAATTAAATAATTGGCAAAAATCTCAAGCTAATCGTGAAGCAGCTTTTGGACAGGAAATTTCTAAACGAATAGAAGTCTTATTATTTGAAGCCGAAGAGTTAGTTCGAGATGGAAGACTTGATGCTGCTGAAAAAAAATATATTGAAATTATTGGACTTGATCCAAAAAACTTCCGAGCTTTCAAAGATCTTGGTGAAGTGTATTTAAAAAATCAAAATTTAAATGAAGCCAAGCAAACTCTCGAGCATGCTTTGCGACTTAATAAAAAAGTAATTCCTGAAGGTGAAGTCATTACTGATTCTATAAACAAAGATATAGATGTTGCTCAAGCTTATTTTTTATTAGCCCAAGTTTTTGAAGAATTAGGTGAATTTACCAAATCTATAGTTCAATTAAAGAAGGCTCTAAAAATTGAGCAAAATAGCCCACGTTATCTTGACAGGTTGATTGAGGTCAGTATACTAAAGAAAGATAAAATCAGTGCTCAGCAAGCTTTGTCGCAACTTGAAAGTGCCAACCCTGAGAATCAGAAATTGGCTAGTTTTAAAGAAAGAATAGACATTCTTTAA
- the ruvX gene encoding Holliday junction resolvase RuvX: MNQQCLGIDWGTKRIGLALGNAETKIASPLGSVESLDALLDIVKKEKIEHLVIGLPLHSEGQDKALDSHFKGFLEALEAQSGLSVTSIDERFTSQAADKLMGRTGRDGERDAVAAMIILQSYFDSL, from the coding sequence ATGAACCAACAATGTTTAGGAATTGACTGGGGGACAAAAAGAATCGGTTTGGCGTTAGGTAATGCTGAAACTAAAATAGCCTCGCCCTTGGGGTCGGTGGAGTCTTTGGATGCCCTTCTGGATATAGTAAAAAAAGAGAAAATTGAGCATTTGGTGATTGGTTTGCCTCTACATAGCGAAGGACAGGATAAAGCCCTGGATAGCCATTTTAAGGGCTTTCTGGAGGCTCTGGAGGCTCAAAGCGGGCTTTCTGTGACATCTATAGATGAGCGTTTTACAAGCCAGGCTGCTGATAAGTTAATGGGTAGAACTGGTCGAGATGGAGAACGTGATGCTGTGGCGGCCATGATCATTTTGCAAAGCTATTTCGATAGTCTATAA
- the scpB gene encoding SMC-Scp complex subunit ScpB: MSILKANLEALLFVAAKPLHVKDLVALTKAKSETIVSALHELLIDLEQQKRGVRLVNQGTTYQLVTAPEQADLVKEFIKDETMGELSRPSLEALTIIAYRGPISKLDLDRIRGVNCALILRNLLMHGLIEATFDKQKDDTYYSVTVDFVRFLGISEVSSLPDYDRLRKHDSLERVLSEEIQS, encoded by the coding sequence ATGAGTATACTTAAAGCCAATCTTGAAGCTCTGTTATTTGTAGCTGCTAAACCGTTACATGTTAAAGATTTAGTAGCTTTAACAAAAGCAAAATCAGAAACAATCGTTTCCGCCTTACATGAATTACTAATTGACCTTGAGCAGCAAAAACGAGGTGTTCGACTTGTTAATCAAGGCACAACTTATCAATTGGTGACCGCTCCTGAGCAAGCAGATTTAGTCAAAGAGTTTATTAAGGACGAAACAATGGGGGAGTTATCTCGTCCAAGCCTTGAGGCTTTAACAATTATTGCTTATCGTGGGCCAATCTCAAAATTAGACTTGGATCGTATTCGTGGTGTTAATTGTGCCCTGATTCTTCGTAATTTATTAATGCATGGTTTAATAGAAGCCACATTTGATAAACAAAAAGATGATACGTACTATTCTGTAACCGTTGATTTTGTTCGTTTTTTGGGAATTAGTGAAGTTAGTTCTTTACCAGACTACGATCGACTTCGCAAGCATGATAGTTTGGAAAGAGTTCTCTCTGAAGAAATTCAATCTTAA
- the cyaB gene encoding class IV adenylate cyclase, with the protein MEIEIKVKVENIRPLLTFLEEKGKFKYTHNQIDEYYTPAHRNFVDFNPIEEWLRLRNSNGKFFITYKKHYYEEDGKSNYADEFESAIDNLEQMNNIFKALNFKYLITVDKNRSSWNYNDYEISLDSVKELGEFVEIEYKGKDANPKEITDQMMQFLMALECGNLERNFKGYPYLLLEKKQ; encoded by the coding sequence ATGGAAATAGAAATTAAAGTTAAAGTTGAAAATATTAGACCATTACTAACTTTTCTAGAAGAGAAAGGTAAGTTTAAGTATACTCATAACCAAATAGACGAATACTACACTCCTGCTCATCGAAATTTTGTAGATTTTAATCCTATAGAAGAATGGTTACGATTACGTAATAGTAATGGCAAGTTTTTTATTACATATAAAAAACATTATTACGAGGAAGATGGAAAGAGTAATTATGCTGACGAATTCGAATCAGCAATTGATAACCTAGAACAAATGAATAATATTTTTAAAGCTTTAAATTTTAAGTATTTGATAACAGTTGATAAAAATCGAAGTTCCTGGAATTATAATGATTATGAAATTTCCTTAGATAGCGTTAAAGAGCTGGGAGAGTTTGTTGAAATCGAATATAAAGGTAAAGATGCAAACCCAAAAGAAATAACTGACCAAATGATGCAATTTCTAATGGCATTAGAATGTGGTAATTTGGAACGTAATTTTAAAGGGTATCCTTATTTGTTGTTAGAAAAAAAGCAATAA
- the rpmG gene encoding 50S ribosomal protein L33, giving the protein MPQDNMIKMQCTETGEIRRTHKNKKTLKGRLELMLFSKKARKHTLHRETK; this is encoded by the coding sequence ATGCCTCAAGATAACATGATTAAGATGCAATGCACCGAGACCGGTGAGATTCGTCGAACACATAAAAACAAGAAGACTTTAAAAGGTCGTCTTGAATTAATGTTGTTTTCGAAAAAAGCTCGCAAACACACTCTGCATCGAGAAACAAAGTAA
- a CDS encoding endonuclease/exonuclease/phosphatase family protein, with protein sequence MKLICLNTWAGRGGKEKLYNFFKKNQGVDIFCLQEMWEGGEDHAPLWGEGIDPRLVTSVKNILPTHTNFFYPHYMGFFGDAIFLKKDIKVLEEGDIFVYKERENIFDDDKAINHARNLQYLKIETPNGVRVILNFHGLWNGISKEDFPERIIQSENIIKFLKSISDPFILCGDFNLEPDTKSLQMIEEVGLRNLIKEFNISTTRSSMYTKTSSRFADYTFLSPGITMNDFKIMPDEVSDHLAMYLDFD encoded by the coding sequence ATGAAACTTATTTGCTTAAATACCTGGGCGGGCAGAGGAGGAAAAGAAAAACTATATAATTTCTTTAAAAAGAATCAGGGGGTCGATATTTTTTGTCTTCAAGAAATGTGGGAAGGTGGAGAAGACCATGCACCATTATGGGGTGAGGGGATTGATCCAAGGTTAGTTACAAGTGTAAAAAATATTCTTCCTACTCATACCAACTTTTTTTACCCTCATTACATGGGTTTCTTTGGTGATGCAATCTTTCTTAAAAAAGATATTAAAGTTTTGGAAGAAGGGGATATTTTTGTTTATAAGGAGCGAGAAAATATCTTTGATGATGACAAAGCAATAAATCATGCCCGGAATCTGCAATATCTAAAAATAGAAACGCCAAATGGCGTCAGAGTTATTTTGAATTTTCATGGTTTATGGAATGGTATTAGTAAAGAGGATTTTCCGGAGCGTATTATTCAATCAGAAAATATTATTAAATTTCTTAAAAGTATTTCTGATCCATTTATTCTCTGCGGAGATTTTAATTTAGAACCCGATACTAAGAGCCTACAAATGATTGAAGAGGTAGGATTACGCAACCTGATCAAAGAATTTAATATTTCTACTACGCGATCAAGTATGTATACTAAGACTTCTTCTCGTTTTGCGGATTATACATTCCTAAGCCCCGGGATAACAATGAACGATTTTAAGATCATGCCTGATGAGGTTTCTGATCATTTAGCTATGTATCTAGATTTTGATTAA
- a CDS encoding triose-phosphate isomerase — MKFIIANWKMNLNVEQSIALTKDYLKYFKKTPAEVVVCPSFTSLPFVGKMLDDSPLAVGAQDVFWEKSGAFTGEVSALDLVALKAGYVIIGHSERRQHLGEEDWMINRKIRTVLATHPLCPILCIGESEEDYQADARESVLEMQLSEALAGVSLGIGKNLIVAYEPIWAIGSGEMPEAEDIEYTLNVIKVMLRKKFGQHADDLCATIYGGSVDAETAEEIINQPSVDGLLVGGASLKAREFYQIVSTVID; from the coding sequence ATGAAGTTTATTATTGCTAACTGGAAGATGAACCTTAATGTTGAGCAAAGTATTGCATTAACTAAGGATTATCTAAAATATTTTAAAAAAACTCCAGCTGAAGTTGTGGTTTGTCCTTCTTTCACAAGTTTACCCTTTGTTGGAAAAATGTTAGATGATAGTCCACTGGCGGTTGGTGCACAAGATGTCTTTTGGGAAAAGTCGGGAGCCTTTACCGGAGAAGTATCAGCACTTGATTTAGTAGCTTTAAAAGCAGGTTATGTAATTATTGGTCATAGTGAACGACGACAACATCTTGGCGAAGAAGATTGGATGATTAATCGAAAGATTAGAACCGTTTTAGCAACTCACCCATTATGTCCAATTCTTTGTATTGGAGAAAGTGAAGAGGATTATCAAGCCGATGCTAGAGAATCTGTTCTGGAAATGCAACTTAGTGAAGCTTTGGCAGGTGTTAGCTTAGGTATTGGTAAAAATTTAATAGTTGCCTATGAACCAATTTGGGCGATTGGTAGTGGTGAGATGCCTGAAGCAGAGGATATTGAGTATACTTTAAATGTTATCAAAGTAATGTTACGAAAAAAATTTGGTCAACATGCAGATGATTTGTGTGCCACGATTTATGGTGGCAGTGTAGATGCTGAAACTGCCGAAGAAATTATCAATCAACCTTCAGTTGATGGTTTATTAGTTGGTGGTGCGAGTTTAAAGGCCCGTGAATTTTACCAGATAGTTTCAACCGTGATAGACTAA
- a CDS encoding aldolase — protein sequence MSSKIIIQPPLDVPNDKCSTYLKNFNLITKNSGRLFLFAGDQRVEHLNDDFFGPDISSDDATPEHLFKIASSSRIGVFATQLGYIAKFGRKYPHIPYAVKLNSKSNLVTEELHDPFSAAWYDVRQVVEFARQTKLNIPAVGYTVYVGSSYESAMLREAAQIVFDAHKAGLVVILWMYPRGKSVADKFSAHTIAGAVNIGSALGADFIKINRPLSEDYNGLQEITAAGEGSRLLFAGGDTMSAGQLLRLIHEEVNGAGIAGAAVGRNIHQRPLAEAVALANAIAGVVYDGQTPEITNPVL from the coding sequence ATGAGTTCAAAAATAATTATCCAACCTCCACTTGATGTTCCTAATGATAAGTGCTCAACGTATTTGAAAAATTTTAATTTGATCACAAAAAATTCTGGTCGTTTGTTTTTATTTGCCGGTGATCAACGGGTTGAACACTTAAATGATGATTTTTTTGGTCCTGATATTTCATCTGATGATGCTACACCTGAACATTTATTCAAAATTGCTTCCTCCTCGCGAATTGGTGTTTTTGCGACTCAGTTGGGCTATATTGCAAAATTTGGACGAAAATATCCGCATATACCTTATGCTGTTAAATTAAATAGTAAGTCTAATCTTGTTACCGAAGAACTTCATGATCCTTTTAGTGCTGCATGGTATGATGTTAGACAAGTTGTAGAATTTGCTCGTCAAACCAAGCTAAATATTCCTGCCGTTGGTTATACAGTTTATGTTGGTAGCAGTTATGAAAGTGCTATGCTACGAGAAGCCGCTCAGATTGTTTTTGATGCTCATAAGGCTGGTTTAGTAGTTATTCTTTGGATGTATCCTCGAGGTAAGTCAGTGGCTGATAAGTTTTCGGCACATACGATTGCAGGAGCAGTGAATATTGGCTCAGCTCTTGGTGCAGACTTTATAAAAATTAATCGTCCACTTTCTGAGGATTATAATGGCCTGCAAGAAATTACCGCAGCCGGTGAAGGCTCTAGACTATTATTTGCCGGTGGTGATACTATGTCGGCTGGGCAATTATTACGTCTGATTCATGAAGAAGTGAATGGTGCAGGTATTGCAGGCGCTGCTGTTGGTCGTAATATTCATCAACGACCTTTAGCTGAAGCCGTTGCTTTAGCTAATGCAATTGCTGGTGTTGTCTATGATGGGCAGACACCGGAAATTACCAATCCAGTTCTTTAA
- a CDS encoding D-alanyl-D-alanine carboxypeptidase: protein MYPVIIAIAVLLIFGSWQPTFLQSVSADDTLNDVLFSNLIPKDFSDNKLNTRAKPIRSEINDPEIKALAAGVYEARSRFTLWSKNSTTVRPIASITKLMTVLVFLDHNPGWEKIVEITADDNRLGSKAYLFLGDTLSVEDLFKTALVASDNTAITALVRSTGLSEEEFVKEMNQKGETLRLGSTVFVEPTGLDSNNQSTVRDITRLALTAFEKPEIRQALQYSRYEFQTKAEKKVIVYSTNDLLGIPSSNSPKLLAGKTGHLPEAGYCFVGWFEHNGQAIVSVVLGAPEADDRFIETQKLVKWAYNGYSW from the coding sequence ATGTATCCTGTCATTATTGCCATCGCAGTGCTCTTGATTTTTGGTTCTTGGCAACCAACTTTTTTGCAATCAGTTTCGGCGGATGACACTTTGAATGATGTCTTGTTTTCTAATCTTATACCAAAAGATTTTTCTGATAATAAACTAAATACTCGTGCCAAGCCAATACGAAGTGAAATTAATGATCCAGAAATTAAAGCTCTAGCTGCTGGTGTTTATGAAGCTCGTTCTCGTTTTACCCTTTGGTCAAAAAATAGTACAACTGTTCGACCAATTGCCAGTATCACAAAATTAATGACGGTTTTAGTTTTTCTTGATCATAATCCTGGTTGGGAAAAAATAGTTGAAATTACTGCTGATGACAATCGTCTTGGTAGTAAAGCTTATTTATTTTTAGGTGATACATTGTCAGTAGAAGATCTATTTAAAACTGCACTAGTAGCTTCTGATAATACTGCAATTACGGCTCTGGTCAGAAGTACAGGTTTATCAGAAGAAGAGTTTGTCAAAGAGATGAATCAAAAGGGCGAAACTCTTCGTCTCGGATCAACAGTTTTTGTTGAACCCACCGGATTAGATAGTAATAATCAATCAACCGTTAGAGACATTACACGCTTAGCTTTAACTGCTTTTGAAAAGCCAGAAATTAGACAAGCTCTGCAATATTCTAGATATGAATTTCAAACTAAGGCTGAAAAAAAAGTAATTGTTTATTCTACTAATGACTTATTAGGAATTCCTTCCTCAAACTCTCCAAAGCTACTGGCAGGAAAAACTGGTCATCTACCAGAAGCTGGCTATTGTTTTGTTGGTTGGTTTGAACATAACGGTCAGGCCATAGTTTCTGTTGTTTTAGGGGCTCCGGAAGCTGATGATCGCTTTATTGAAACTCAAAAATTAGTCAAATGGGCATATAATGGCTATTCATGGTAA
- the aspS gene encoding aspartate--tRNA ligase produces MIRTHTCGELRREDSNQNITLAGWVHSRRDFGGVIFIDIRDRYGITQVTFNGEKNATLCQAASDLRQESVVQINGHVVVRPESMINSSLPTGEIEIEAAELIVLSTAEVLPFEINNEETMATVKESLRLEYRFLDLRRPKLQAMLKAKDDLFQYLRSYFQSHNFVEVQTPILANSSPEGARDFLIPSRFYPGSFYALPQAPQQFKQLLMVGGVDRYFQIAPCFRDEDTRHDRHYGEFYQLDMEMSFATQDDIFEIMEPVMQQITEKFSSKKIINLEANGSFRRLAWKESMEMYGSDKPDLRYDLSIQSISSVVENKGFAGFDEALQHQGVVHALRIPGGATFTRKIIDEIKELAGKKSIQAFATLLVEENGEVKSSLSKFLDQTTLDSIAEKVLAKPGDQVIMISGQWRNVCEAFGLVRSFCATQLNLIDKSSAAWCWIVDFPMYDHSEIKPGAIDFGHNPFSMPQGGHEAIDTKHPLDILAYQYDLVLNGYEISSGGVRNHDPELLKKVFIKAGYEAEEVERRFGAMIKAFRYGVPPHAGNAPGVDRLLMVLNDWDSIRDLYAFPKDGQGRDVLMNSPSEVNPEQLRELGLSQIKS; encoded by the coding sequence ATGATACGAACACATACCTGCGGCGAATTACGCCGTGAAGATAGTAATCAAAATATCACCTTAGCCGGTTGGGTACATAGTCGCCGTGATTTTGGTGGTGTTATTTTTATTGATATTCGTGATCGCTACGGTATAACGCAGGTTACTTTTAATGGTGAAAAAAATGCTACGCTTTGTCAGGCAGCCTCAGATTTACGACAAGAATCAGTTGTGCAAATTAATGGACATGTAGTTGTGAGACCAGAGTCTATGATTAATAGCTCACTTCCAACAGGAGAAATTGAAATTGAGGCTGCTGAATTGATTGTTTTAAGTACGGCTGAAGTTTTGCCTTTTGAAATTAATAACGAGGAAACAATGGCTACTGTCAAAGAGTCATTACGATTAGAATATCGTTTTCTAGATTTACGTCGTCCAAAACTACAAGCAATGTTAAAAGCCAAGGATGATCTTTTTCAATATCTTCGATCCTACTTTCAATCGCATAACTTTGTTGAAGTTCAAACTCCAATTTTGGCCAATTCTTCTCCAGAGGGTGCACGCGACTTTTTAATTCCTTCGCGTTTTTATCCAGGAAGTTTTTATGCTTTGCCTCAAGCTCCACAACAGTTTAAACAATTATTAATGGTTGGTGGTGTTGACCGCTATTTTCAGATTGCCCCATGTTTTCGAGATGAAGATACTCGTCATGATCGTCATTATGGTGAATTCTATCAACTTGATATGGAGATGAGCTTTGCCACACAAGATGATATTTTTGAGATTATGGAGCCAGTCATGCAGCAAATTACAGAAAAATTTAGTTCAAAAAAAATTATTAATCTAGAAGCCAATGGTAGTTTTCGTCGTTTGGCCTGGAAAGAATCAATGGAAATGTATGGAAGTGACAAACCTGATTTGCGCTATGATCTTTCTATTCAATCAATTTCTAGTGTAGTTGAAAACAAAGGCTTTGCTGGTTTTGATGAGGCCTTACAGCATCAAGGAGTCGTTCATGCTCTCCGAATACCAGGCGGTGCAACGTTTACCAGAAAAATTATAGATGAGATAAAAGAATTGGCTGGAAAAAAATCAATTCAAGCTTTTGCCACTCTCTTGGTTGAAGAAAATGGCGAGGTAAAAAGCTCACTTTCTAAATTCTTAGATCAAACTACTCTGGATTCAATTGCCGAGAAGGTTTTAGCCAAGCCAGGAGATCAGGTCATAATGATTTCTGGACAATGGCGAAATGTCTGTGAGGCTTTTGGACTTGTTCGATCATTCTGTGCCACGCAATTAAATTTGATTGATAAGAGTTCGGCTGCATGGTGTTGGATTGTTGATTTTCCAATGTATGATCACTCTGAAATAAAACCAGGAGCAATTGACTTTGGTCATAACCCTTTTTCAATGCCTCAAGGTGGACATGAAGCCATTGATACAAAACATCCGTTAGACATTTTGGCCTATCAATATGATTTAGTCTTAAATGGCTATGAAATTTCCAGTGGAGGGGTTCGTAATCATGATCCAGAATTACTTAAAAAAGTATTTATCAAAGCTGGTTATGAAGCGGAGGAAGTTGAGCGACGATTTGGAGCTATGATTAAAGCCTTTCGGTATGGTGTCCCACCACACGCCGGCAATGCTCCAGGAGTTGATCGCTTACTGATGGTGTTGAATGACTGGGATTCAATTCGTGATTTATATGCTTTTCCAAAAGACGGTCAAGGTCGAGATGTCTTAATGAATAGTCCAAGCGAAGTTAATCCTGAACAATTACGAGAATTGGGATTGTCTCAAATAAAATCTTAG
- a CDS encoding segregation/condensation protein A — MIQIKLEQFEGPLALLVKLIDKAELDITQVSLAKVADQYVAHLKSLTYLDPEAMADFLVVASRLLLIKSKALLPYLLPEEEEAIEDLEEQLRMYKEFLEATKKIETMVAGKKFMFVREFNRKAIVNNLHLFAPPAKLTPKEMKTIFLGVIENLRPESAPLPEQTIQSAVSIEEKIAFITKTIRLAIKTRFSQLFSSAASKVEIVVSFLAMLELMKQRNITAEQGELFSEIDIVKIN, encoded by the coding sequence ATGATTCAAATAAAGTTAGAACAATTTGAAGGTCCTTTAGCTTTACTAGTTAAACTTATTGATAAAGCCGAGCTTGATATTACTCAAGTTAGTTTAGCAAAAGTAGCTGATCAATATGTTGCCCATTTAAAAAGTCTAACCTACCTTGATCCAGAAGCCATGGCTGATTTTTTAGTCGTGGCATCAAGACTTCTTTTAATTAAGTCAAAGGCCTTATTACCCTATCTTCTCCCAGAAGAAGAAGAGGCGATTGAAGATCTTGAGGAGCAACTACGTATGTATAAAGAGTTTTTGGAAGCAACAAAAAAAATTGAAACAATGGTTGCTGGAAAAAAGTTTATGTTTGTTCGAGAATTCAACCGCAAGGCTATAGTCAACAACCTACATTTATTTGCTCCGCCAGCAAAACTAACACCAAAGGAAATGAAAACAATATTTTTAGGTGTTATTGAAAACCTTAGACCAGAGTCAGCACCGTTGCCTGAACAGACTATTCAATCAGCAGTAAGTATTGAAGAAAAAATTGCTTTTATTACTAAGACAATTCGCCTGGCTATTAAAACTCGCTTTAGTCAGTTATTTTCCAGTGCTGCTTCAAAAGTTGAGATCGTAGTTAGTTTTTTAGCTATGCTTGAATTAATGAAGCAACGAAATATTACTGCAGAACAAGGTGAGTTGTTTTCCGAGATTGATATTGTAAAAATAAATTAA
- the recO gene encoding DNA repair protein RecO produces the protein MPETYCERAIVLRRQAYRGYDSRISVYTRERGKIDLLVRGALRPNSKLASHLEPFNLVDIMVISGRMAYVGGSVSRDCFPNIKNNFDKLQAAGQAFYYLNRLLKEQVADEKIFDIMASFLGLLNNQVADPVWYNWLSELFMYKVIDILGYGLNIEVCRGCQKQFNDEEVVFSFSDHSLFCKNCSESLGQGQKFKFSNLSFLASLVRQPLSAALLPSKRLDLEGTTEFLNLRTKILIEEIT, from the coding sequence ATGCCAGAAACATACTGTGAGCGGGCAATTGTTTTGCGTCGTCAAGCATATCGTGGTTACGACAGTCGCATTTCAGTTTATACGAGAGAGCGTGGGAAAATAGACCTTTTAGTACGTGGGGCATTGCGTCCCAACTCCAAATTAGCCTCTCACCTTGAACCGTTTAACCTGGTTGACATTATGGTTATCTCAGGACGAATGGCGTATGTTGGTGGTTCGGTTAGTCGAGATTGTTTTCCAAATATCAAAAATAATTTTGATAAGTTACAAGCAGCTGGTCAAGCTTTTTATTATCTCAACCGTTTATTAAAAGAACAGGTTGCCGATGAAAAAATTTTTGACATAATGGCTTCATTTCTAGGATTACTTAACAATCAAGTGGCTGACCCAGTTTGGTATAATTGGTTGAGTGAGCTGTTTATGTATAAAGTGATTGATATCTTGGGCTATGGATTAAATATTGAAGTTTGCCGAGGATGTCAAAAACAATTCAATGATGAAGAAGTAGTTTTTTCATTTTCGGATCACTCACTCTTTTGTAAAAATTGTTCAGAGTCGCTTGGGCAAGGTCAGAAATTTAAATTTTCTAATTTATCATTTCTGGCATCACTAGTCCGTCAGCCTTTGTCAGCTGCATTACTACCATCTAAACGACTTGATCTGGAAGGGACTACTGAATTTTTAAATTTAAGAACTAAAATATTAATTGAAGAAATTACATGA
- a CDS encoding GreA/GreB family elongation factor, giving the protein MRVPTRRSENYARPKLDPHITAKKYQELVNKLEHLKKTSRFRSMKEVSTLAEMGDLSENAAYQIAKGKLRGINQLILDLENQIKKAVIIQPQKNTARVTLGSTVTILSNKKEKTYLILGSSEVDPTKNIISHNSPLGQVLLGRKVGESVELSLQNNLIKISILKIE; this is encoded by the coding sequence ATGAGAGTCCCAACTCGTCGTTCAGAAAATTATGCGCGTCCAAAACTTGATCCTCATATTACAGCTAAAAAATATCAAGAACTGGTTAATAAACTTGAGCATTTAAAAAAGACTTCTCGCTTTCGCTCAATGAAAGAAGTCTCAACTTTAGCTGAAATGGGGGATTTATCTGAAAATGCAGCCTACCAAATTGCCAAAGGCAAGTTGCGGGGAATTAATCAACTTATATTAGACTTAGAAAATCAAATCAAAAAAGCTGTAATAATTCAGCCTCAAAAAAATACTGCAAGAGTTACACTAGGGAGTACTGTAACTATATTAAGTAATAAAAAAGAAAAAACCTATTTAATCTTAGGCTCCTCTGAAGTTGATCCAACAAAAAATATAATTTCTCATAATTCTCCTTTGGGGCAAGTCCTACTTGGTAGAAAGGTAGGGGAGAGTGTAGAGCTATCATTGCAAAATAACCTAATTAAGATTTCAATTCTAAAAATTGAATAA